A genomic window from Pseudoalteromonas piratica includes:
- the rng gene encoding ribonuclease G, producing the protein MSSELLINVTPSESRVALIENGVLQEIQVEREGNLGIVGNIYLGKVSRVLPGMQAAFVDIGLEKAAFLHASDIVNSTSIAEGVDDQPLKKVQDIRELVRQGQFIMVQVVKDPLGTKGARLTTDITIPSRYLVFMPDATHVGVSQRIESEDERERLKKIVAPFHDQEGGFIVRTAAEGATEAELEHDAKFLKKLWHKISKKRKKTRKESILHEDLTLAFRTLRDYVGEDMERIRVDSKLTYQQLTAFTEEFVPELAKALEYYPGERPIFDLFSVEHEIQKALVRKVELKSGGYLIFDQTEAMTTVDVNTGAFVGHRNLEETIFNTNIEATQAIARQLRLRNLGGIIIIDFIDMASPEHKRRVLHSLETAMAPDRAKTNINGFSALGLVEMTRKRTRESLEHILCGECPVCKGRGALKTVETVCYEILREIVRVNRAYDATKFVVYASPAVSEALINDEYHNLAELELFIKKQVSIQTESLYNQEQFDVVMM; encoded by the coding sequence ATGAGTTCAGAATTATTAATTAACGTTACACCTAGTGAAAGCCGCGTTGCACTTATTGAAAATGGTGTATTGCAAGAAATTCAAGTTGAGCGCGAAGGCAACTTAGGTATTGTTGGTAATATTTACTTAGGTAAAGTCAGCCGTGTATTACCAGGCATGCAAGCCGCATTTGTTGATATCGGGCTAGAAAAAGCCGCGTTTTTACACGCATCAGACATTGTTAATAGCACTTCAATTGCTGAAGGGGTTGATGATCAGCCTCTCAAGAAAGTACAAGATATTCGTGAGTTGGTTAGGCAAGGGCAATTTATTATGGTGCAAGTGGTGAAGGATCCACTCGGTACCAAGGGAGCGCGTTTAACTACTGACATTACCATTCCATCTCGTTATTTAGTTTTTATGCCTGATGCCACACATGTGGGCGTATCTCAACGTATTGAGAGTGAAGATGAACGTGAACGCTTGAAAAAAATAGTCGCGCCATTTCATGATCAAGAAGGGGGTTTTATAGTGCGCACCGCAGCAGAAGGTGCAACAGAAGCTGAGCTTGAGCATGATGCAAAGTTTCTAAAAAAACTCTGGCATAAAATTTCTAAAAAACGCAAAAAAACCCGTAAAGAATCTATTTTACATGAAGATCTGACCTTAGCATTTAGAACGCTCAGAGATTATGTTGGTGAGGATATGGAGCGTATTCGGGTTGATTCAAAACTGACTTATCAGCAATTAACCGCGTTTACGGAAGAGTTTGTGCCAGAACTCGCTAAAGCACTTGAATATTACCCAGGTGAGCGCCCAATTTTTGATTTGTTTAGTGTTGAGCATGAAATTCAAAAAGCATTGGTACGTAAAGTTGAGCTTAAATCAGGTGGGTATCTCATTTTTGATCAGACCGAAGCAATGACAACGGTTGATGTTAATACCGGGGCTTTTGTTGGGCATCGTAATCTCGAAGAAACTATCTTTAATACAAATATTGAAGCAACCCAAGCAATCGCAAGACAACTGCGTTTACGTAATTTGGGGGGCATTATTATTATTGATTTTATCGATATGGCCAGCCCAGAGCACAAACGCCGTGTTTTACACAGTTTAGAAACTGCCATGGCACCGGATCGTGCAAAAACGAATATAAATGGCTTTTCGGCATTAGGGCTTGTAGAAATGACGCGCAAGCGCACACGGGAAAGTTTAGAGCATATTTTGTGTGGTGAGTGTCCTGTGTGCAAAGGGCGTGGTGCTTTAAAAACAGTTGAAACTGTTTGCTATGAGATCTTACGTGAAATTGTCCGTGTTAATCGTGCATATGATGCCACTAAATTTGTTGTTTATGCCTCGCCTGCGGTCAGTGAAGCGTTGATCAATGATGAGTATCATAACCTTGCTGAACTTGAACTTTTTATTAAGAAACAAGTCAGTATTCAAACGGAAAGCTTGTATAATCAAGAGCAGTTTGATGTGGTGATGATGTAG
- a CDS encoding YhdP family protein, with the protein MQKVRHTCFWCLRKIWQIFAISLVLVAVLVSLLKYTLPYANDYKGEIEALLTEQVGTDIAIGSISAGWEHTGPALVLNQVSFGKEQSLALGLYVEQSRLHVNVWQSVLQRRLVSNYFVLSGLEAKVDLNQTMPSGSQNQDSANLIEVLETLFLAESGHFAVEDSQLFIRTKRNESRLIAIERVTWQNRNTQHQGVGYITLPGISDNRLEVILDLYGAHFAESFGTLFLESKNLNASSWLSDVLADNVSQVKSDINFKAWARFKEFQVENVQLDWSPSNISWQQGKEKKRFQINDGTFRLRPNNTAWTLETSELNIGANQNQWPVFGGKLDFLGENLVAHWRDFPLALLSDIAPLLPFEETHVLEQLKLKGTVPELYVRYHDSQDYFVQGKARGLSWQHFKGVPGAQNLSLEFIADPTAAKLSVQGNDDYLMTGELFTRAIPYKQLDIAIDFIKQAEGWQLQSDTIWLDNDELSFAAEFSLDLFEQTELSLYAEMQGPETLKARHYFPRGYMPQGTIDYLNRSLRGGRIDLAKVLWQGKLSDFPYRDHNGRFLVDAKVVDATFNFNQAWPDITDLNVDLIFSNERMDILSQQGELAGLRLGQGVVVSIDDLSNAKTLNVDIETLQQAEKLQPFFAATPLNNSVGTVLETVQGKGEVLGKTRILVPLSKQGEVEVTGEVDFSNTPVYIAKPGIPFDNVTGTLIFNNSDIALKNAKATWLGMPFNFNLQGEQKDENYALSLTGDALWQVNDIVKHTQGVMAGYLSGVVPFDIAFNMELKPQGFNYSASANSNLVGFGTNLPAPYSKKSDAVWPLSLTVQGDEISNLVTANINQKLFFNSIIDNRKAAVTNAHLIVGEKDLGINASGFDVSVQLANADIVEWIPFIDHLITTPSESSNSNKIFPSLKEVNANIEYATLSEIEFNDLEINLSALAQSTQLKINGKEVRAEVSIPRVLAQRPVFIEADYLRLNFKQQPETEVGLTPLGSFDSPKDNEWLMHLPAIRFNCSDCKVDSYQLDKILLDIDPAENGLLISQLNIDKGKHQFIGEGSWQKQKSNLTGKLVSKDIGELTDEFDLTSSIKESNAEIDIDLAWYGTPYEFNTASLSGDLKWRLGDGYITDISDGGARVFSLLSLDSLVRKLKLDFRDVFAKGFFYNSMKGTMQIDKGVAYTNDAELNGVPADLTIKGYADLNTRKIDYTMWIAPEVTSSIPVIVAWMVNPVTGLAALAIDKVLHSARVISEIEYTITGTFDEPVVTERGKKSREIEIPQPKQDDLPQEKKIIPLTEQQAPTVQSEREQEQ; encoded by the coding sequence GTGCAAAAAGTAAGGCACACCTGTTTTTGGTGTTTACGTAAAATTTGGCAAATATTCGCGATCAGCCTAGTGCTGGTCGCTGTGCTTGTATCCTTGTTAAAATATACTCTGCCTTATGCTAATGATTATAAAGGCGAAATTGAGGCGCTTTTAACAGAGCAAGTGGGTACCGATATTGCTATTGGGTCTATTTCTGCAGGGTGGGAGCACACAGGCCCAGCGTTGGTTTTAAACCAAGTCTCATTTGGTAAAGAACAATCTTTAGCACTTGGCCTGTATGTTGAGCAGTCTCGTTTACATGTCAATGTGTGGCAATCCGTTTTGCAGCGTCGCCTTGTGTCTAATTATTTTGTGTTGTCGGGTTTAGAGGCAAAAGTTGATTTAAACCAAACAATGCCAAGTGGTTCGCAAAACCAAGACAGTGCAAACTTGATTGAAGTACTGGAAACCTTATTTCTTGCCGAAAGCGGTCATTTTGCTGTTGAAGATAGCCAGCTATTTATTAGAACTAAGCGAAATGAAAGTCGATTAATAGCTATCGAACGAGTTACTTGGCAAAACCGCAATACGCAGCACCAAGGGGTTGGTTACATCACCTTACCTGGTATTTCAGACAATCGTTTAGAAGTTATTCTTGATCTATACGGTGCGCATTTTGCTGAGTCATTTGGCACTTTGTTTTTAGAAAGTAAAAACCTTAATGCCAGCAGCTGGCTGAGCGATGTGCTGGCAGATAATGTAAGCCAAGTTAAAAGTGATATTAATTTTAAAGCATGGGCGCGTTTTAAAGAGTTCCAAGTTGAAAATGTACAACTAGATTGGTCACCTAGTAATATTTCTTGGCAACAAGGGAAAGAGAAAAAACGCTTTCAAATTAATGACGGCACTTTTCGTTTAAGACCCAATAATACTGCTTGGACACTGGAAACGTCAGAATTAAATATTGGGGCGAATCAAAATCAATGGCCAGTATTTGGCGGCAAACTTGACTTCCTTGGCGAAAACCTAGTTGCCCATTGGCGTGACTTTCCACTCGCACTGTTGAGTGATATCGCACCGTTACTGCCTTTTGAAGAAACTCATGTACTTGAACAATTAAAACTTAAAGGCACAGTGCCTGAACTTTATGTTCGTTATCACGACAGCCAGGACTATTTTGTTCAAGGTAAGGCGCGAGGGCTTTCTTGGCAACATTTTAAGGGTGTTCCAGGTGCGCAAAACTTATCTCTAGAATTTATTGCCGATCCAACTGCCGCTAAGTTGTCTGTGCAGGGTAATGATGATTACTTAATGACAGGTGAGTTGTTTACGCGCGCAATTCCATATAAACAATTAGATATTGCGATTGATTTTATTAAGCAAGCAGAAGGTTGGCAGCTGCAAAGCGATACAATTTGGTTAGATAATGATGAGCTCTCATTTGCCGCTGAGTTTTCGCTTGATTTGTTCGAGCAAACTGAGTTGAGCTTATATGCTGAAATGCAAGGGCCAGAAACACTTAAAGCGCGTCATTATTTCCCCCGCGGTTATATGCCACAAGGTACTATTGATTACTTAAATCGTTCCTTGCGAGGTGGTCGCATCGATCTCGCTAAAGTCTTATGGCAGGGGAAATTGAGTGATTTTCCTTATCGAGATCACAATGGCCGCTTTTTAGTCGACGCGAAAGTTGTTGATGCGACTTTTAATTTTAACCAAGCTTGGCCGGATATCACGGATCTTAATGTAGATTTAATTTTCTCTAACGAACGCATGGATATCCTTTCACAACAAGGTGAATTAGCCGGGTTACGTTTAGGGCAAGGCGTTGTTGTCAGCATTGATGATTTATCCAATGCAAAAACCCTTAATGTGGATATTGAAACGCTTCAGCAAGCAGAAAAACTGCAACCTTTTTTTGCTGCAACACCATTAAATAATTCGGTAGGTACTGTGCTTGAAACGGTGCAAGGAAAAGGCGAAGTTTTAGGTAAAACACGTATTTTAGTGCCTCTTAGCAAGCAAGGCGAAGTCGAGGTTACTGGTGAAGTCGACTTCTCAAATACACCGGTTTATATCGCTAAACCGGGAATCCCATTTGATAATGTCACGGGGACGTTAATATTTAATAACAGTGACATCGCACTTAAAAATGCCAAAGCAACCTGGTTAGGTATGCCGTTTAACTTTAATTTGCAAGGAGAGCAGAAGGACGAAAACTATGCACTCTCACTGACTGGCGATGCACTTTGGCAAGTGAATGATATCGTCAAGCATACACAAGGTGTGATGGCGGGCTATTTAAGTGGTGTCGTACCGTTTGATATTGCATTTAACATGGAGCTTAAACCGCAAGGTTTTAATTATTCGGCAAGCGCTAACTCAAATTTAGTTGGATTTGGTACAAACTTACCTGCACCTTACTCTAAGAAAAGTGATGCAGTTTGGCCTCTTTCGTTAACAGTGCAAGGTGATGAAATTTCGAATTTGGTCACAGCAAATATCAATCAAAAGCTGTTCTTCAATAGCATTATTGATAATCGTAAAGCAGCGGTAACAAATGCACATTTAATCGTTGGTGAAAAAGATTTAGGCATTAATGCGTCTGGTTTTGATGTCTCTGTTCAGTTAGCTAATGCCGATATTGTTGAATGGATCCCTTTTATTGATCATCTGATCACCACGCCGAGTGAATCAAGTAACTCAAATAAGATTTTTCCCAGTTTAAAAGAAGTTAATGCCAATATTGAATACGCTACCTTATCAGAAATCGAGTTTAATGATTTAGAGATAAACTTATCAGCACTAGCACAATCGACTCAGTTGAAAATCAATGGCAAAGAAGTGCGAGCAGAGGTGAGTATCCCGCGTGTGTTAGCGCAGCGACCGGTATTCATTGAGGCGGATTATTTAAGACTGAACTTTAAACAACAACCTGAAACTGAGGTGGGGTTAACTCCCTTAGGTAGCTTTGATAGTCCAAAAGACAATGAGTGGTTAATGCATTTGCCCGCAATACGTTTCAATTGTTCTGATTGTAAAGTGGATAGCTATCAACTAGATAAGATTCTTCTCGATATCGACCCCGCTGAGAATGGCTTGCTCATAAGCCAGTTGAATATTGACAAAGGCAAGCACCAATTTATTGGTGAAGGAAGTTGGCAAAAGCAAAAATCTAACTTAACAGGCAAACTTGTAAGTAAAGATATTGGTGAACTTACTGATGAGTTTGACCTAACAAGTTCAATTAAAGAATCAAATGCTGAAATAGATATTGACCTAGCTTGGTATGGCACCCCTTACGAGTTTAATACTGCTTCTTTGTCAGGGGATTTAAAGTGGCGATTAGGCGATGGTTATATTACGGATATTAGCGATGGCGGAGCGCGCGTTTTTTCATTACTGAGCCTCGATTCTTTGGTGCGTAAACTAAAACTCGACTTCCGAGATGTTTTTGCAAAAGGCTTTTTCTATAACAGTATGAAAGGCACAATGCAAATTGATAAAGGGGTCGCTTACACTAATGATGCTGAGCTTAATGGTGTTCCTGCAGATTTAACGATCAAAGGCTATGCCGATTTAAATACCCGAAAAATAGACTACACCATGTGGATTGCCCCAGAAGTGACTTCAAGTATTCCTGTGATAGTTGCTTGGATGGTTAATCCTGTTACAGGCTTAGCAGCACTTGCTATCGATAAAGTGCTCCATTCGGCTCGGGTTATTTCAGAGATTGAATACACAATTACCGGCACGTTTGATGAGCCAGTAGTAACTGAAAGAGGGAAGAAAAGTCGCGAAATTGAAATACCTCAACCAAAACAAGACGATTTGCCCCAAGAAAAGAAAATAATCCCGCTTACCGAGCAACAAGCACCAACAGTACAGAGCGAACGGGAGCAAGAACAATGA
- a CDS encoding Maf family protein, with translation MSTKIYLASASPRRKQLLSQLDVAFEQFATDIDESQVEGETAEAFVSRLAEEKALAGVEIAEQDYPVLGSDTIVVLNGQVLGKPTDQSDAIATLTALSGQTHQVMTAIAFANKSKVKSMLVTTEVTFKHLSQQEINDYCATKEPLDKAGSYGIQGGAGRFVTNLNGSYFAVMGLPLYETEKLLNEFIAEGV, from the coding sequence ATGTCGACAAAAATTTACCTTGCTTCAGCTTCACCAAGGCGAAAACAATTACTCTCACAATTAGATGTGGCGTTTGAGCAATTTGCAACAGATATTGATGAAAGTCAGGTAGAAGGGGAGACTGCAGAGGCATTCGTTAGCCGTTTAGCCGAAGAAAAAGCGCTCGCTGGTGTTGAGATTGCTGAACAAGATTATCCCGTACTTGGTTCCGATACGATCGTTGTTTTAAATGGTCAAGTGTTAGGAAAACCAACAGACCAGTCAGATGCAATAGCCACGTTAACAGCACTTTCAGGTCAAACTCATCAAGTGATGACAGCTATAGCGTTTGCTAACAAAAGCAAAGTTAAATCTATGCTGGTAACAACAGAAGTTACCTTTAAGCATCTCTCCCAGCAAGAAATAAACGACTACTGTGCAACGAAAGAACCGCTTGATAAGGCCGGCAGTTATGGTATCCAAGGTGGTGCAGGGCGATTTGTTACTAACCTCAATGGTAGCTATTTTGCAGTGATGGGATTGCCACTTTATGAAACAGAAAAGTTACTTAACGAATTTATAGCGGAGGGTGTATGA
- a CDS encoding carbon-nitrogen hydrolase family protein: MIAVLQWTVSSVPEKNLDYLHQELIKLRKQYKTKQLLVCLPEGFACFDATPSDLMAFAHASEPFIASVRALAKEYNVWINAGTIPIGEADKYHAASLLINSNGEVVARYNKIHLFDVDVDDSKQNYRESNSTIAGKDLVVVDTPFGKIGMTVCYDMRFPGLFGALSAQGADIILVPSAFTVPTGKAHWLPLLQARAIENQVFIVAAATTGTHDRGRETYGHSVVISPWGEIEAMLATQPDNIVYLPNMDKLTEVRQRMPLLSHNQFNYEFKHEQ; this comes from the coding sequence ATGATTGCAGTGCTTCAATGGACGGTTAGCTCAGTTCCTGAAAAAAACCTCGATTATTTGCACCAAGAACTCATTAAACTTCGCAAACAATATAAAACAAAACAGTTACTTGTTTGCTTACCAGAAGGTTTTGCCTGTTTTGATGCAACTCCCAGTGATTTAATGGCGTTTGCACATGCCAGTGAGCCGTTTATCGCCTCGGTGCGTGCGTTAGCTAAAGAATATAATGTGTGGATTAATGCGGGCACAATTCCTATTGGTGAGGCTGATAAATATCATGCCGCATCACTTTTGATAAACTCCAATGGTGAGGTAGTTGCACGCTATAACAAAATTCATTTATTTGACGTGGATGTTGATGATAGTAAACAGAATTACCGTGAATCGAATTCAACGATAGCGGGTAAAGACCTTGTTGTGGTTGATACACCATTTGGCAAAATAGGCATGACGGTTTGCTACGACATGCGTTTTCCCGGATTATTTGGTGCGCTTAGCGCGCAAGGTGCGGATATTATTTTGGTGCCCTCAGCGTTTACAGTGCCAACTGGTAAAGCGCATTGGTTGCCGCTTCTTCAGGCCCGAGCAATTGAGAATCAAGTGTTTATTGTAGCGGCCGCAACGACAGGTACTCATGATCGAGGTCGTGAAACCTATGGTCATAGTGTGGTGATATCACCCTGGGGTGAAATTGAAGCGATGTTAGCAACACAGCCTGACAATATCGTATACTTACCCAATATGGATAAATTGACAGAAGTAAGGCAAAGAATGCCGCTGCTGTCTCATAACCAATTTAATTATGAGTTTAAACATGAGCAATAA
- the tldD gene encoding metalloprotease TldD produces the protein MSNNVEQHLLTQSGLSRQDLLDSLSLIQEHHIDYADLYFQSSHHESWVLEDGIVKDGSYNIERGVGVRAISGEKTGFSYSDAINKNAITQAALAARTVAAKNSADITTSKTQVVELDKHIIQPIMPISSLKDSEKIDLLKQVDAYIRQIAPNASQVVCSMAAVYEEVLIAASDGTFATDIRPLIRLNTSVLLEQDGKRERGSAGGGARLDYAYFYELVDGKPRWMTYADEAVRLANVNLRAVEAPAGTMPVVLGGGWPGVLLHEAVGHGLEGDFNRKGSSAFSGKVGQQVASSLCTVVDDGTLDNRRGSLNVDDEGVAAGYNVLIENGVLKGYMQDKLNARLMGVPPTGNGRRESYAHLPMPRMTNTYMLAGESTQQEIIESVEEGIFATNFAGGQVDITSGKFVFSASEAYLIKDGKVTQPIKGATLIGNGPDVMHKISMVGNDLSLDNGVGVCGKDGQSVPVGVGQPSLKIDELTVGGTAA, from the coding sequence ATGAGCAATAACGTAGAACAGCATTTATTAACGCAAAGCGGTCTTTCTCGCCAAGATTTGCTCGATAGTTTGTCTTTAATTCAAGAACACCATATTGATTATGCCGATTTGTATTTTCAGTCAAGCCACCATGAATCTTGGGTATTAGAAGATGGTATCGTAAAAGATGGTAGCTACAACATCGAACGCGGTGTTGGTGTGCGCGCTATTTCTGGTGAGAAAACAGGTTTCTCTTACTCTGATGCTATCAATAAAAATGCTATTACCCAGGCTGCACTTGCAGCTAGAACAGTAGCAGCTAAAAACAGTGCTGACATTACCACAAGTAAAACTCAGGTGGTGGAATTGGATAAGCATATTATCCAACCCATCATGCCAATAAGCAGTTTAAAAGATAGCGAAAAGATTGATCTGCTTAAACAAGTAGACGCCTACATTCGTCAAATTGCACCTAACGCATCGCAAGTAGTTTGTTCTATGGCTGCGGTTTATGAAGAAGTGTTGATTGCTGCCAGTGATGGTACATTTGCAACCGATATTCGCCCGCTTATTCGTTTAAATACATCAGTGTTATTAGAGCAAGACGGTAAACGTGAACGCGGCAGCGCCGGTGGTGGTGCGCGTTTAGATTATGCTTATTTTTATGAACTAGTAGATGGTAAACCACGTTGGATGACGTATGCTGATGAAGCTGTGCGCCTTGCGAATGTGAATTTACGAGCGGTAGAAGCACCAGCAGGTACCATGCCTGTTGTACTTGGTGGTGGTTGGCCAGGTGTATTACTTCATGAAGCGGTTGGCCATGGCTTGGAAGGTGACTTTAATCGTAAAGGCTCATCGGCGTTTAGCGGTAAAGTAGGACAACAAGTGGCATCTAGTTTATGTACTGTTGTTGATGATGGCACGTTAGATAACCGTCGCGGTTCGCTTAATGTTGATGATGAAGGTGTGGCTGCAGGCTATAACGTACTGATTGAAAATGGTGTGCTTAAAGGTTACATGCAAGACAAGCTCAATGCGCGCTTAATGGGTGTGCCGCCTACAGGTAACGGTCGCCGCGAGTCTTATGCGCATTTACCGATGCCGCGAATGACAAACACGTATATGTTGGCTGGTGAGAGCACGCAACAAGAGATTATTGAAAGCGTTGAAGAGGGGATTTTCGCGACAAACTTTGCGGGCGGTCAAGTAGATATCACTTCCGGTAAGTTTGTTTTCTCAGCATCAGAAGCTTATTTAATTAAAGATGGCAAAGTAACACAACCAATCAAAGGAGCCACTCTTATCGGTAATGGACCAGATGTCATGCATAAAATCTCTATGGTAGGTAATGATTTGTCACTGGATAATGGGGTAGGTGTGTGTGGCAAAGATGGTCAAAGTGTACCAGTAGGCGTTGGTCAGCCTAGCCTTAAAATTGATGAGTTAACAGTAGGTGGTACAGCTGCCTAA
- the mreD gene encoding rod shape-determining protein MreD: MTKHMGFILLSVFVSLVLALMPLPIAFEMYRPDLVLLVIMYWSIALPHRVNIGFAWFAGLIIDLALGSPLGVRSLTYAIVIYITASNYQKIRNFSVWQQAILVALFLALYYLLVFWLNHFLLDIYFLPQYLWPVLTGALAWPWLFLLLRKYRRHFRIR; the protein is encoded by the coding sequence ATGACTAAGCATATGGGCTTTATTTTATTATCGGTATTTGTTTCTTTAGTGTTGGCGTTGATGCCACTGCCGATAGCATTTGAAATGTATCGCCCTGATCTTGTGTTATTGGTGATAATGTATTGGTCGATTGCATTGCCACATAGAGTCAATATCGGGTTTGCGTGGTTTGCCGGACTGATTATTGATTTAGCACTCGGTTCGCCACTAGGTGTGCGCTCACTCACTTATGCTATCGTAATTTATATTACCGCCAGCAACTATCAAAAAATCCGGAATTTTAGTGTGTGGCAGCAAGCAATTTTAGTGGCACTTTTCCTCGCACTTTATTATCTGCTAGTCTTTTGGTTAAACCACTTTTTACTTGATATTTACTTCTTACCTCAATATCTCTGGCCAGTTTTAACCGGTGCGCTCGCATGGCCATGGTTATTTTTATTATTACGTAAATATCGACGTCATTTTAGGATTCGTTAA